One Dioscorea cayenensis subsp. rotundata cultivar TDr96_F1 chromosome 17, TDr96_F1_v2_PseudoChromosome.rev07_lg8_w22 25.fasta, whole genome shotgun sequence DNA window includes the following coding sequences:
- the LOC120280220 gene encoding transcription factor NIGTH1-like, whose protein sequence is MASPQSELTLDFKPTDKTLRLEEFLARLEEERLKIEAFKRELPLCMKLLTNAMETYKQQLETYQTININGAKPVLEEYIPLKSIPIHEDQEKPISTISSEKATWMVSAQLWSPAGDETKKQEAPETPKNSINPITEVVSTNLALDNTKQRHGVAGAFIPFTKDNNLKVSSSCISTTSATTVTTCSSSPSYVLPDLALASHNKEIENKNLSDQVECSGSKSSSTPPTNGQNSAATAGSQTHRKARRCWSPDLHRRFVNALQILGGSQVATPKQIRELMKVDGLTNDEVKSHLQKYRLHTRRPMVAAQPAAAAPPQLVVLGGIWVPPEYATSAAAGPAGIYGAHPVPTHYCAQPVAQEFYSPATAAAVAAAQHHHHHHHQHHHVKPFPLRNNVGSSYKGRVVESPESDMRSAGERSESTGEGEEEEVERQEREDEDEEGDADVEVHEKSVAENALVLVNRGLQETSGLKL, encoded by the exons atgGCTTCACCTCAATCAGAGCTTACTCTTGACTTCAAGCCCACCGATAAAACTCTCCGTCTCGAAGAATTCCTCGCCCGTCTCGAAGAAGAAAGGTTGAAGATAGAAGCCTTCAAACGTGAGCTTCCTCTTTGCATGAAGCTCCTCACTAATG CAATGGAGACATACAAGCAACAACTAGAAACATACCAAACAATCAATATTAATGGTGCAAAGCCAGTACTCGAAGAATACATTCCTCTGAAAAGCATACCAATccatgaagatcaagaaaagcCTATATCCACCATATCATCAGAGAAAGCAACTTGGATGGTTTCCGCCCAACTTTGGAGCCCTGCCGGCgatgaaacaaagaaacaagaagcACCCGAGACACCGAAAAACTCCATCAACCCAATCACTGAAGTAGTCAGTACTAACCTTGCATTggataatacaaaacaaaggcATGGTGTAGCTGGTGCATTCATTCCTTTCACCAAAGATAATAACCTCAAAGTCTCTAGTAGTTGTATAAGTACTACTAGTGCTACTACTGTTACTACTTGTAGTAGTTCACCATCATATGTTCTTCCAGACCTTGCTCTTGCTtctcataataaagagattgaaAACAAGAACTTATCTGATCAAGTTGAGTGTAGTGGATCAAAGAGTAGTAGTACTCCACCCACAAATGGTCAAAACTCAGCAGCAACAGCTGGTTCACAAACTCATAGAAAAGCAAGGAGATGTTGGTCACCTGATTTACATCGTCGCTTTGTTAATGCTCTTCAAATTCTTGGTGGTTCTCAAG TCGCAACTCCGAAGCAAATCAGGGAGCTCATGAAGGTTGATGGGCTGACCAATGATGAGGTCAAAAGTCATCTTCAG AAATATAGGTTGCATACGAGAAGGCCGATGGTGGCGGCTCAGCCGGCGGCGGCTGCACCGCCGCAGCTCGTGGTTCTAGGTGGTATATGGGTCCCACCAGAGTATGCCACGTCAGCTGCTGCTGGTCCAGCTGGCATTTATGGAGCCCACCCTGTTCCAACCCACTACTGTGCTCAGCCAGTTGCCCAGGAGTTCTACTCGCCGGCGACTGCGGCTGCTGTGGCGGCGGCgcagcaccaccaccaccaccaccaccaacaccaTCATGTAAAACCATTTCCACTGAGGAATAACGTTGGCTCTTCATATAAAGGAAGGGTGGTTGAGTCGCCGGAGTCTGACATGAGAAGCGCCGGAGAGAGGTCGGAGAGCACTGGGgaaggggaggaggaggaggtagagagGCAGGAGagagaggatgaagatgaagaaggagatgctGACGTGGAAGTCCATGAAAAGTCAGTAGCTGAGAATGCATTGGTTCTAGTGAACCGTGGATTGCAGGAAACTAGTGGGCTCAAGCtctag
- the LOC120280224 gene encoding U1 small nuclear ribonucleoprotein 70 kDa, protein MTIDDENSIYVGGIPYECTDDDLRAAFDIYGAIVAVKIINDRDVGGKCYGFVTFTNPRSAVDAINDMDGRAIGGRTVRVNEVRTRGAGRPGFHRDRFRREGEWVRDRGREHNRYRDRNAERSRDRDREFVRGGREHPLDRVRERDEHRERDWDVDWDRDREADRGKDRDVSRDGNGEPQPKNRFNASHVDGHRSRETSSNSSDEYDDQLKEQLEMSRCKQEELQKELTLIEEKVEEKEKLVSDLQKRSEKLEGALASVKKLSSQRQSLLTNFVRCYMQSKEFKERLKGCEEELQSLFDTAMAEVNGVESFGGRDDSSYPNGKL, encoded by the exons ATGACGATCGACGACGAGAACTCGATATACGTCGGAGGTATCCCCTACGAATGCACCGACGATGATCTTCGTGCGGCCTTCGACATCTATGGCGCCATCGTCGCCGTCAAG ATCATCAACGATCGTGATGTTGGGGGCAAGTGCTATGGGTTCGTCACCTTCACAAACCCTAGGTCCGCTGTCGACGCCATCAACGATATGGATGGCCGG GCAATCGGGGGGAGAACGGTGAGGGTGAACGAGGTGCGGACGAGAGGCGCCGGGAGGCCTGGATTCCATCGTGATAGGTTCCGGCGGGAGGGCGAGTGGGTCAGGGATCGAGGTAGGGAGCATAATCGGTATCGTGATAGGAATGCGGAAAGATCTAGGGATCGGGATAGAGAGTTTGTACGCGGGGGTAGAGAGCATCCTCTTGATCGGGTTCGGGAGAGGGATGAACACCGGGAACGTGATTGGGATGTGGATTGGGATCGGGATAGAGAGGCGGACAGAGGTAAAGATCGTGATGTAAGTAGGGACGGGAATGGGGAACCACAGCCTAAGAATCGCTTCAA TGCTTCTCATGTTGATGGTCATCGAAGCAGAgaaacatcatcaaattccaGTGATGAATATGATGACCAG CTCAAAGAGCAATTGGAGATGTCAAGATGCAAGCAGGAAGAACTTCAAAAGGAG CTCACTTTGATTGAAGAGAAAgttgaagagaaagaaaagcttGTTTCAGATTTGCAGAAGAGGAGTGAG AAGTTGGAGGGTGCATTGGCCAGCGTGAAAAAACTCTCATCTCAGCGCCAGTCATTGCTAACCAAT TTTGTGAGATGCTATATGCAGTCCAAGGAATTCAAGGAGAGGCTGAAAGGCTGTGAAGAGGAACTCCAA TCACTGTTTGATACGGCGATGGCTGAAGTCAATGGGGTTGAAAGCTTTGGTGGTAGAGATGATTCATCATATCCGAATGGGAAACTATGA